In the Desulfurispora thermophila DSM 16022 genome, TCTTTGAGCCGCCGCCTGATCTGGGTGATGTTGATGCGCAGCACCTCGGTGAACCCTTCCTGGGGCCCGCGGATAGTGGACTCGGTAATGGGTTGCCCCACCGGGCGGGCCGGGTAGGTGATTACGTCAAAAATATAGGCATATTTCAACCCGTCCACAAACAGCACGGCCAAACCCGTTAATATGGCTACCAGCACATCCTGCATCTGCCGGCTTTTTTTCATTTTGGCCGTGTTTACAGCCGGGTTTTGTTCCAGGCAAAGCACCGCCTTTTCCCCGGCAAGGACCAGGGGGGCCAGGATGTCCCGGTTGACTACGTCCAGGTCCACCAGGCCGTCCAGGTAGGCAATGGCCAGCTTGTTGTAACACTGTCCATTGATGGGAATCTCCCGCAGAACAAAATCGGGCGCATTGCTAAAAGCTTGCTGCAGGGTCTCAATATTGGCCGCCAGTTCGCTTTGCACCGGTTGCGGCATCAGTTCGGCTGGCTGCGGCTCGTACACTGCTTGGGCGGCTTTATTTTCGTCGCTTGTCGCTTTGAATTGTTCTTGCTTTTTTATTTTTCCCTTCCGCATGCCACTCAGGGGCAGCGGCTTGATTATCCTGCTTCGCTGGGACACTTTCCCTTCCTCCACTCCGGGCAACTCTAACCCCATCTACAAACCTTCTTGTTTATTGTTTACACTTTAGGGAAACGTTATAAGCCCCTGGCTGACGCCGGTGCCATAGGAGTAAAAATCCGTCGGTTCAAGGAAAAATAGAAAAATAAAAGGTGGTCCCCAATGTGAACCACCTTTCACTGTATTAACCGATTCCCCAAAGAAAACCTACCCCATTACATACTGGCCTTTCAAGGGGTAAACCTGCTCCTGCCACAAGCGGTCGCGTTGCACTGGATCCAGAACCGGCTTTTGCAGCATTTTGTACAGCAGCTCCTCCTGAGCCGGCGTGTTGACAAAATTCGCCAGGTGAGCCAGGGCATACTGGGCATAATCGCTGATCAGAAAACTGAAAATCTGGTTGAGCAGGTCGTCCTGCACATGGTATAGTTTGGCATTTTCCAGCACCAGCTGCGCATAAACAATCATGGTGAACAATTCGCCCAGGTGCAGCATATAATCCACGTCGCGGCGCTGCTCTTCCGTGGGCGGGGCGGTGGCCAGCAGCTGCCGGAACAGTTCCACCAGTTCATAAAACTTCTGCACATTGGGCAGGTCAACACCTTTATAAGCCCGCCGGTAATCGGGGAACTTAATTTGCGCCAGTTTGCCCGTGGTCTGTCGGAAAAGGTTGGCGTCATCCTGGGCATCGCGGCGCACGGGTATTTCGGGATAGTCTACATTGTTAAAGAAATAATTGCCCATAAACTTGATCACCAGGGCCATGTTCACGTGGGTAGTGCCTTCCAAGCGCGGGATCATCCCGATGTCCCGAATGGCCAGCTCAAAATAGGTGTCCTGTTCAAACCCCTTGGCGGCAATGGCATCCAGCAACATGTCGATCACCTTCATGCCCTGGGTCGTAACCTTCATTTTCTGTATAGGGTTGAAGAGCAGGTAACGGCGGTCCTGCTCGGACGAAGACCGGAAATAGTCCACTGCCCGTAGAGCGAAGAGCTTCATGGCCACAATGCGGGCATAAGCCTCAGTGAACAGCTTCTTGATGTGGCTGAAGGCGGTGACCGGTTTGCCGTACAGGATGCGGTCGGCAGCGTGATTCAAAGCCTCGTAAAAAGCGTGTTCGCAAATGCCCACAGAAGCAAAGCCCAGCTGGAACTTGCCGATGTTGATAGTGGAAAGCGAGGAATCCCAGGCCAGCGTACCAGAGGATAGAATTTGCTCCTGGCTGATGGGATAGTCATGCAGCTTGAATTCGCCCACGTAGGCCGGCCTGACCCCCGAGGTGTAGATCTTTTTCACCAGTTCATATTTTTCGTGTTTGGGGTCCACCACAAAGAAAACAAAATCGCCGCTATCGGCATATTTGGCAAACACGGAAACCAGCGCCGCCTCGTTGGCATTACCGATGTAATATTTATCCCCGCTGGCCAGATATGTACCGTCAGGTTGTGGGAACAATTTCATTTCATTGGAGTAGAGATCGGCACCATGGGCTTTTTCCGACATGCCAAAGGCGAAGATGCCGCCCTCCTGCAATAACCGGCCCGTCAAGTGTTTTACTTTTTCATTGTCGCCCATCCAGATGGGCCCCAGCCCCAAAATGCTCACCTGATAACAATACTGGTAAGCCAGGGAGTAGAAAGCGGTAATTTCCGTAAACTCACACACCCGGGACAGGTCAAAGCGTGCATCCGGGGCTCCGTAACCGGCCGGCGTAAGCAATGTGGCAAAGATTTGCTCCCGCTTGATGAACTCCAGAAAGTCATCGTACCACTTGCAAGCCTGGTCGTCTTCTTTAATGCTCCGCAAGCCTTTTTTCTCAAAGAAATCAATGGTTTTGAGCATTATTTCCTGGCTTTTCTCATCGGGGAAGGTCTGCTCATACTTCTGGGGGTTTAAAAACAACATGGTAAACTCACCCCTGTTCAAAATCTGATTAATGAAAGGTAGGGCAGCCCTTTTTGACAGAGCTGCCCTGATGTATTTGGAGATGGCAGATAACCCAACCTTGCATTGTTAAACCTTATATTGTCAATTATCAATACTCAAAGGACTCTTCCGGTACATCCAATACGGAGGTGTCGGCATCGGCCATGATGCCGGCCACAGTCATAACTTCGGGCACTATATTGCGCACATAGTAGCGGGCGGCTTCCACTTTGCCCCGGTAGAAAGCGTAGTCATAATGCTCTTCGCCCAGCTGGGCGATCTTGCTCTGGGCCAGTACGGCCTGCTCCATAATCAATGCTCCGCAGTAGAGTTTGGCCGTGCAGTGCAGGATGCGGGTGGCAAAGAGAGGGAGCATTTCATATTTCTGCTGCGTGTAGAAGCCCATAGCCGTCTTTTGGATGGACCGGTAGGCCTGGAAGGCTTCGGCCAGTATTTTGTATTCGCGGGAAAACTCCGGCTGTTCTTTAAAAGATTCTATTGTCTTGTGCAACTCGGCCATCCATCCCTGGAACACCTGGCCGTTTTTCATGGTCCACTTGCGGCCGATCAGGTCCATGGCCTGAATGTAGTTGGTGCCTTCCCAGATGGAGTAAATCTTGCAATCGCGAGCCGCCTGGGCTACCGGGTATTCTTCGGAAAAGCCATACCCGCCGTAAACCTGGATGGCATCGGCCACCAGCGGCCAGACCACATCGGAAGCGTAGGCCTTGACTAGAGGCGTGTTCACGTCCACCATGGCTTCTGCAAAGGCCTTCTTCTCTTTGTCCTGTTCATGGAGCAGCACGTCAATAAAGAAGGCGGTCTTGTAGATCATGGCCCGCACGGCCTCGTTGTGCGCTTTCAGGTTCATCAACATGCGCCGCACGTCGGCGTGCTTGATGATGGGTACCCGGTCACCCTTGGGGTTGGTGATGGGCCGCCCCTGCACCCGCTCGCGGGCATACTGGGCAGCGTTGTGGTAGGCCACTGCGGCAACGGCCAGCGCCATCAGGCCGGTCTCAAAGCGGGCGCCGTTCATCATTTGAAACATCTGAGCCATCCCGCTGGCATGACCTTTTTCATCGGGTGGATCTCCCACCAAGTAGCCATAGCAGTCATTGTTGTCGCCAAAGCTGAGCATGGCTGTAGCCGAGCCTTTCAGGCCCATTTTGTGCTCTATCGCCACACAGGTGACATCGTTGGGACCAACTACATCGCCCTGCTCATTAATTCTGTTCTTGGGTACCACAAACAAAGAGATCCCCTTGGTGCCCGGCGCGGCACCCTCAATACGGGCCAGCAACAGGTGGATAATATTTTCGGTCATGTTGTGGTCGCCGCCGGTAATAAAGCACTTGGTTCCTTTGATTTTATAAACGCCGGGGGTCTCGGTAGGGTAAGCCTTGGTCAGGATATCGCCCACATCGGAGCCAGCGTGCGGTTCGGTCAGGCACATGGTACCCGTCCAGGTACCGTCCATCATTTTGGGCAGGAACATTTCTTTCAGCTTGTCACTGCCGAAGGTCTGAATCAGCCGGGCTGCTCCCGTTGTGGCTCCCACGTAGGGGACAAAAGCCGGGTTGGCTCCCAGCATAAACTCGTTTACTGCGGTCAAAACAGTCTCCGGCAGGGCGGCACCGCTTTCATGGTCCAGGTTACTGCTGCCCCAACCGTTTTCCTGGATGAACCTGTAGGCTTCTTTAAAGGACTCGGGCAAAACCACTTGCCCATCCACCAGACGGGCCGGGTTTTTGTCACCTTCTTCATTGGTTGGAGCCAGGATTTCCCGGCACATTTTATGCGCCTGATCCAGGATCATGTCAATGTCTTCCACGCTGTAGGACTCTTTGAAAGCGTCGTAAGAAAAGATCTGCTCGGTGGGTAACCACTCTTTGAGTATAAACTTGTGATCCCTAGTGTTGAGTAAAAAGTTGGCCGCCATTTCTATTACCCCTTTGCCCCAAAATAACTATAAGTACAGATTCATATATAATTTTGATACTAAATGACCATTCAGTCAATAGCAAAATTCGCACTTGGTGAAATTTTTATTATATTATTTATTAATGGGTTAGTAGTTGTTATGGTTACCCTTTACGAAAAAATACCCGGTAAAAACTTTTGGAAGGGAAAATAGTTTCATGATATAATACATAACACCGAAGGCAATAAACATCCTGAACTGTCCGGCGAAATGATGGTGAACAAATTGCAAAGCTACCATATTATTACCTTTGGTTGTCAGATGAACGAATATGACAGCGAGGTCATGGCCGGCCTGTTGGAACAAATGGGGTACCAGGCTGCCCCCCGACCGGAAGATGCCGACATTGTCCTGGTCAACACCTGTTGTGTCCGGCAGAGTGCGGAAAACAAGATTCTGGGATTAATCGGCCGCCTGCGTAAATACAAAAAAGCCCGTCCCCACATGGTTATCGGTATCGGGGGGTGCATGACCCAGCAAAAAGAAACGGCGCAAAAATTGAAAGAGCGCTTTCCTCATCTGGACTTTATTTTTGGCACGCACAACGTACACGAGTTGCCCGATTTGATCAATCAGTCCCTGACAAAGAAAAAACGCCTGCTGGCCTGGCACCCGGAAAGTGCTGGCATACCCGAGGGCTTGCCGGTGAAGCGCAACAGCGGTATCAAGGCCTGGGTGCCCATCATGCTGGGATGCAACAACTTTTGTACGTACTGCATCGTCCCTTATGTGCGGGGCAGGGAAAGAAGCCGTCGCCCCGAACAGATTGTGCAGGAAGTCAGGAATCTGATCTCCCAAGGGTATAAAGAAGTCACCCTTTTGGGACAAAATGTTAACTCTTACGGTCAGGATCTGGACAGCGGGATCAATTTTGCCGGTTTGCTGAGGCTTCTGGCGGAGGAGACCAACATTCCCAGGCTGCGGTTTGTCACCAGCCATCCCAAAGATTTCAGCCCGGAACTGATTGAAGTGATGAAAACATACCCAGCCATTTGCGAGCACATCCACCTGCCCGTCCAGGCCGGCAGCAACAAGGTGCTGCAAGAGATGAACCGCAAATACAGCCGGGAGTATTACCTGGCTCTGGCGGAAAAAATTTACCGGGAAATTCCCGGCGTAGCCATTACCACCGACATCATGGTGGGCTTTCCCGGCGAAACGGAAGAAGATTTTGCGCAAACGATGGATATTGTCCGCAAAGTTAGGTTCGCCAATGCGTATATGTTTGTCTACAATCCCCGCCGGGGCACTCCGGCGGCCGAGCGGTCCGACCAGGTACCCGATGAAATAAAGGTGGAACGCATCAAGCAACTGGTGGAAACGCAAAACCGCATCACTCTGGAGCTCAACCAGGCCGAAGTGGGCCGCGTGCACGAAGTGCTGGTGGAAGGGACCAGCAAAAGCAACCCGGGAGTACTCAGCGGGCACACCCGCACTAACAAGACCGTGCTGCTGGAAGGTCAGCACATTGCACCCGGTCAAATAATACAGATAAAAATCACCCGGGGCACTTTAACATATTTAGAGGGAAAACCCGTGGCTGGTTTTTAATAAAAAACTTGGGAGGTTTTGGTTTTGGTAGCTATTTTACAAAAAGCCCGTGAACTGGGCGAAGAGATTTCCCGCTCCACCGAACTGCAGGAAATGCTGGCAGCGCAACAGGCGATGCTCAGCAGCCCGGAAGCATCTGCTTTGATCGAGGAATTCAACAGAAAACAGAAGTATTACATGACCATCCAAAGACAGGGTCTGGAACTGACTGACAGCCAGAAACAGGACATCGCCGACCTGGAAGAAAGAATGCTGGACAACGAGTTGGTGCTGAGCTTTTTCCGGGCCCAGCAAAATTTTGAAAAAATTCTAGAGGAAATCAACAACATTATCAGTCAGGCCATTTCGGGCCAGACCACCTGCGGCGAAGGCGGCTGTTCGGACGAATGTTGCTCCAGCTGCAGCGGGTGTGGCGTGTAAAGGCCTGCCCTGAACAAGTCCTCTTCTCTTTTCCCGACAAGGCTGTCGGGTTTTTCTTTTTTCAGATAATTCTTTATGCTATAATTATGCAGGAGGGATCACCTTGGCCTACACCCCCATGATGGAACAGTATCTGCAAATTAAGTCCCAGTACCCGGATGCCATATTGTTTTTCCGCCTGGGGGATTTTTACGAAATGTTTTTTGACGATGCTCTGCTGGCATCGCGCGAGCTCTCCATCACTCTCACCGGCCGTGATGCCGGAGCAGCTGAGCGAGTACCCATGTGTGGCGTACCCTATCACGCCGCTGACACCTACATTGAAAAACTAATCAACAAAGGATATAAGGTAGCCATTTGCGAACAGGTGGAAGACCCGGCCCAGGCCAAAGGCATTGTGCGGCGGGAGGTAATCCGGGTTTTCACACCCGGCACATATTTAACCCGGCAAAAGGAGCAGCAGCACAATTATCTGGCGGCAATCTTTTTTTCCTCCACCGAATACGGTCTGGCCATCGCCGATGTCACGACCGGCCTTTTGCAGGCTACGCAAATTGACGGTACGGAAAAGGACGGGCATTTGCTGGCCGAACTGACCAGAATTATGCCAGCCGAGATTCTGGTTCCCGCCAGCCAGGTAACCTGCCAGCTGGTGGACGAGATAAAAAAGCGCCTGGCGCCTGCCCTTTCCCCGCTCCCGGAAGAACAATTCCGCGCCGACAAAGCCGGACGTCACCTGGAACAAGTGCTGGGCATCCGCTGGCGAGACAGTGGCATAGGCTCTTATCCCGGCGCTCTGTCCGCCACGGGAGCCCTGCTGGCCTACCTGCTGGAGACGCAAAAGAATTCTCTCGGCCAGTTCCGCAATTTACAGGTTTACACCGCGGGCCAATACATGATTCTGGACGCCAACACCCGGCGTAACCTGGAGCTGGTTTTCTCTTTGCGGCACAGAGAACGCTGGGGAACACTGCTCTGGGTGCTCGATAAAACCAGAACCGCCATGGGTGGTAGAATGCTGCGCACCTGGCTGGAACAGCCCCTGCTGGACATGGACCGGATCAACCAGCGGCTGGATGCTGTGAGCGAACTGGTGGAAGACACCTTCTTGCGACAAACACTACAAAAACAGCTTAAAGGCATCTACGACCTGGAAAGATTGGCCACCAAAACGCTTTACAGCACAGTCAACGCCCGTGATATGCTGGCCCTGCGCCAGTCTCTGCTCATGTTGCCGGAAATTGTCTCCATTTGCCAGAATTGCCGGGCAAGTTTACTGCGGGACATACCGCCTGTTGTCAATGCTTTGCAGGAACTGGGCATATTTCTGTTGGCGGCGCTGGCCGACGACCCGCCAGCCACGCTCAAAGAAGGAAACTTGATCAAAAGTGGCTTTTCCGCCCAGGTGGACCGCTTGCGCCAGGCGGCCCGCGATGGCCGCAACTGGCTGGTTGATCTGGAAAACCGGGAAAAAGAGCGCACCGGGATCAAGTCCTTAAAGATCAGCTACAATAAGGTTTTCGGCTACTACATCGAGGTTACTAAGGCAAATCTTTCCGCTGTTCCGGCCGATTATCAGCGCAAGCAGACCCTGGCCAATGCGGAAAGGTTTATCACTCCCGCCCTCAAGGAACTGGAGCAACAGATTCTGGGAGCGGAAGAAAACCTGATTCAGCTTGAATATAATATTTTTAACCAGATTCGGGAAAAGGTGGCCGGGCACATTGAAATGATTCAGCAGGCCGCCCGTTGGCTGGCCACTGTGGACGCTCTGGTTTCCCTGGCCGAGGTGGCCTTTACTTCTGGCTACACCCGACCCAGTCTTACCCCGGAAACGGTTTTATACATTGAAAACGGCCGCCACCCGGTGGTGGAAAAAGTGCTGGACGACGGGTCGTTCGTCCCCAACGACCTGACCCTGGACAAGCAAACACGGTTAATTCTGCTCACCGGACCCAACATGGCCGGCAAGAGCACTTTTATGCGCCAGGTGGCATTGATTGTGCTGATGGCCCAGGCCGGTAGCTTTGTACCGGCCGACCGGGCGGTAGTGGGGCTGGTGGACAGAATTTTCACCCGCATTGGGGCAGCAGATGACCTGGCGGCAGGAGAAAGCACATTTATGGTCGAAATGAAAGAGTGCGAAATAATCGTAAAAAATGCCAGCCCGCGCAGCCTGATTATTATGGATGAGGTAGGACGGGGCACCAGTACACATGACGGCATCAGCATTGCTAGGGCCCTGCTGGAGCACATTGCTGTCAATATCCAGGCCCGCACCCTGTTTTCCACTCATTACCACGAACTGACCGTGTTGGACAGCTTGCCCGGGGTAGCCAATTTTACCATGGCCGTACTGGAGGAAGGCCAGCAAGTTTGCTTCTTGCGCAAAGTCATCCCCGGTAAAGCCGACAAGAGTTATGGCATTCACGTGGCCGCCCTGGCCGGGTTGCCGGCAGACATCATCAGGCGGGCCAAAGAAATTCTGGCGGACATGGAAAAACAGGCTCTCCCTTCTGTAACCCAGTGTACTGCTGCAACGCTACAACAGCAAGACAAACAGCAGTTGTGTCCAAACTGTGAATCTGTACGCAGAGTGTTGCAAAATGTTGATATTAACCATATTACACCGGTACAGGCGTTAAATATACTGGCGCAGTTGTGCGCCAACAAGTGAAAAGGGTAATTTGCCGGGGGGTGTATGTGTGTTCATTGGCATAGATGTGGGAGGGACATTTACCGATGCAGTGCTGCTCGACCGCGGCATGGTGAAAGCAACGGCAAAAGTGGTCACCCGGCAGGATCTGCTGTCCTCCCTGCTGGAAGCACTGGACAGCATATTACAGGGCGTCTCGCCCGACCTGATAGAGCGAGTGGTCTTCAGCACGACAGTGATCACTAACTTAATTGCCGAAAAAAAATATGACCCGGTTGGACTGATCATCATCCCCGGGCCCGGCCTCAGCCACGCCCACTATCGCTTTGCTACCCAGACCCATATCATTAACGGCGCCATTGACTACCGGGGCAGAGAAATAATCCCCCTGGACTTAAAACAGGTGGAGCAAGCGGTGGAAGAACTGGAAGCCGCCGGATACAATAAAGTGGCCGTGGTTGGTAAATTTTCTTCCCGCAATAACAAACACGAAAAAGAGATTGAAAAATACATCAAACTCCTGCACCCCCAGTGGCAAGTGGAACTAGGACATACCGTTGCCGGTCAGTTAAATTTTCCCCGGCGGGTTGTCTCCACCATGTTGACCTGTGCGACCCGGGAAAAATATGAATTCTTCGTGCGCTCTGTCTTTCAGGCCTTGGAGCAGCGCGGACTGCAAGCGGAGATTTATATCCTGCGCGCCGACGGCGGCACGATGCGATTAAAGAATTCCACCAAGGCGCCCATAGAAACCATCTTCAGTGGACCGGCGGCCAGCACGCTGGGCGTACAGGCACTCCTGCCGCCTGGCGAAACAGCCGTAGTGGTTGATATAGGCGGCACAACTTCCGACCTGGCCCTGCTCCTGAGCGGCCAGCCTTTGCTGGCTACCAGGGGGGTGTGCATATATAACCAGTTAACCCATGTCCGCGCTCTGGCTGTAAAATCCGTACCCGTAGGCGGAGATACCACATTAAGCCGGCAGCAGAATCGTATCGTCCTCCTGCCCGGACGGCAGGGGCCACCCTTCTGCCTGGATGGACCTGCTCCCACGCCGACAGATGCCCTGCGCGTCCTGGGATTATTCCACAAGGGGGACTACGACAAAGCCCGTCAAGCCATGCACATGCTGGGGGCCGAGCTTAATCTGAGCTGCACCGAAACAGCTGTCCGAGTGGTTGACCTGGTGGTGGACACCATTGTGCAGGAAATCAACGAAATGTTCAAGAGCTGGGAGCAAGAACCAAGCTACCGGGTCTGGGAAGTGTTGCAGAAAAAGAAGGTCCGTCCGACCACTGTAGTGGGAGTGGGCGGTGGCGCAGCGGGCTTGATTACACAAATCGCGGCCCGGATGAACTGTCAGCCTGTTTTGCCTCCTTATGCCAGTGTAGCCAATGCCATTGGCGCGGCTGTAGCCCGCCCCACCCTGCGGGTAAGCCTGCGGGCCGATACCCAGCAAGGGGTTTATACCATACAAGAAGAGGGCTTCCAGGGAAAAATTGAGGATGGCAACTTCAACGAGGAAAAAGCCATTGCCTTGGCCCGCACCTGGCTGCAACGGCGGGCGGAAAACGCCGGGCTGACCAGCTCGCTGGGCGAGGTCGAGATCATCCGGCGGGAAGTATTCAACGTCGTCCGCAACTGGGTTACTTGTGGCAAAATATTTGATATCGGTGTCCAAACACAGCGCGGTATTTTACATTACATCGGGGGAGGTGGTCGTTAATGTCCGGAAAAACCGGCCTGGTTTTCTTTCCCGCTTTCGACTGGGCCATCTCCCCCACGCATCCGGAGAGGGAAGAGCGCCTGCTGTACACCAGGGACACCATCTTTGAAGAAGGTGTCCTGGATCTGCCCAATATTGAAGAGCTGGCACCCCGCCTGGCCACGTTTCACGATATCGCCCGGGTGCATTTCTGTGTGCCCCGGGTCCAGAGCCAGGTTACCGAGGCCCATCTGATTGCCGCCGGCGCGGCCATGTTGCTGGGCGACTTAATTATTGAAGGTAGTTTGCGCAATGGCTTTGCTCTGGTCCGTCCGCCGGGACACCACGCCATGCGGGTGGTGCACGGCAACCGGGGATTTTGCAATATCAACAACGAGGCCGTACTGGTGGAATACCTGCGCCGCCGGCACGGTGTGAAAAGAATTGCCATCGTGGATTCCGATGTTCACCACGGCGACGGCACCCAGGAAATCTTTTACCACGACCCCGATGTCTTGTTTATCTCATTCCATCAGGACGGGCGTACAATCTATCCGGGTACAGGTTTCACCCACGAACTGGGCGGTCCCCTGGCCTACGCCCGGACGCTGAATGTGCCCCTCCCCCCAGGCACTACAGACGAAACCTTTCTCTACGTGGTTGATAATCTGATTTTACCTGTATTGCAAGATTTCGCCCCCGAGTTCATCATCAATTCCGCCGGCCAGGACAACCACTACACCGACCCTCTGGGCAGCATGCGTTTCACTGCCCAGGGGTATGCCGAGTTTACCCGGCGGTTAAATCCCCACCTGGCCGTCCTGGAAGGCGGTTATGCCATCGAATCGGCCCTGCCCTACGTAAACCTGGCTATTTTGCTGGCGCTGTCGGGTCATGATTACTCTTATGTGCGCGAGCCGGATTACTGGCCGGGCAAGTTCAAAGAAAGCCCGGAGCGGCTTGACCAGGTGAAAAGAATGGTAGATAATTTACTGGGAATCTGGCAGAACAGAGATAAGGCGGATATAGAAAAATTGTTTGGGACAGGCAAGTTCTACCAGCGCAAGAAAAATATTTATTATGATACAGATTATATTGAAGAAGAACAGTTTGAAAAAGTGCGCATGTGCCCTTACTGTCCGGGGTACATCATCATCGAGTCCCGCGCCAACCGCGGTTATGGCTCGCCCAACCGCGTTTTCGCAATTTCCGTACCTTTTCAGGCCTGTTCCTGCTGTCAGGCGGAAGCCGCTGATGCTTACGAGAAGGCCAAGAAAGAAGGCAGGTTCGACTATGTTTATCTGCAGGATAAAACCACCGATACCTACATGTCCTATGAGCGCAACAAGAATCAGGAATGGTGCTCGGAGGGGCCCCGCCCGGAGGTGTAAAATTGGCTAGGATCAATATCTTACCTCCCGCCATTGCCAATCTGATTGCTGCCGGGGAGGTGGTGGAGCGTCCCGCTTCTGTCGTCAAAGAACTGCTGGAAAACTCTTTTGACGCTGACGCCCGCCGGGTGGAAATAGAAATCAAAGAGGGGGGCCTGAAATACATTGCCGTACGGGACAACGGCCTGGGCATGGACGCCGAAGACCTGAAACTGGCTGTGTTGCGCCATGCCACCAGTAAAATTGCCAGCCTGCCCGATCTGGACAATATTACCACCATGGGTTTTCGCGGAGAAGCTTTACCCAGCATCGCCGCCGTCAGCAAACTGCTGATCAATTCCCGCTCACGGCAGGATGTGCAGGGACACCAGATTGAAGTCCATGGTGGTGAAACGATAAGTTTTTCTCCTGTCGGCTGCCCGGCAGGAACTTTTGTTTGTGTGCAAGATCTGTTTTTCAACACACCGGCTCGCCGCAAATACCTGAAATCCGCCGCAGCCGAAGCGGCCGCCATCAGCGATTTCGTAACCAGGCTGGCGCTGGCCCGGCCTGATGTAAGCATAACTTACAAAAACAATCAACGCCAGTGCCTGTATACCCCGGGTAACAATAAACTTTCCGATGTCATCAATGCTGTATACGGCGTGGAAGTAGGCAGACAAATGTTGCCGGTTTCCTATACCCGGGAAGATATGCAGCTCAGCGGTTACATCTCCCCGCCAGCTTTGCAGCGCAGCACGCCCAGGTACCTGACGACCATCGTCAACCAGCGCTATGTCAAATGCCGGACCATGGTGCAGGCCGTGTTGGACGTGTATCAAAGCATTTTGTCTCCCGGGCGCTATCCTATCGCTGTGCTATCCTTGCGCATCGACCCCCGGCGGGTGGATGTAAATGTGCACCCGGCCAAAATGGAAATCAAACTGCAGGACGAACAGGCAATTTACCTGTTTATCCGTCAGGCCATCCAAAAAGCGCTGGCCAGCACTGATCCCGTGCCATCCATTACCATACCAGGAGCTTGCCCGGTCGCCCGGACCAACCTGACCGTGTTGTCGGTACCGCCGACCGGAACAACACACGCCGCAGCAACATACAGCAGCATGAACCTTACTGGCAGCTCTTCAAACGGTGATCGGGAGCAAATATGGGAATCCTTACACCATGAGCGCTATTTACCGGAAAAAAAGAAGGAAGAAGAGCCCGAGAAAACATCCCTGCCTGAGCTAACCCCGGTGGGCTACTTGCCACCGGTCTACATCCTGGCCAC is a window encoding:
- a CDS encoding acyl-CoA dehydrogenase; the protein is MAANFLLNTRDHKFILKEWLPTEQIFSYDAFKESYSVEDIDMILDQAHKMCREILAPTNEEGDKNPARLVDGQVVLPESFKEAYRFIQENGWGSSNLDHESGAALPETVLTAVNEFMLGANPAFVPYVGATTGAARLIQTFGSDKLKEMFLPKMMDGTWTGTMCLTEPHAGSDVGDILTKAYPTETPGVYKIKGTKCFITGGDHNMTENIIHLLLARIEGAAPGTKGISLFVVPKNRINEQGDVVGPNDVTCVAIEHKMGLKGSATAMLSFGDNNDCYGYLVGDPPDEKGHASGMAQMFQMMNGARFETGLMALAVAAVAYHNAAQYARERVQGRPITNPKGDRVPIIKHADVRRMLMNLKAHNEAVRAMIYKTAFFIDVLLHEQDKEKKAFAEAMVDVNTPLVKAYASDVVWPLVADAIQVYGGYGFSEEYPVAQAARDCKIYSIWEGTNYIQAMDLIGRKWTMKNGQVFQGWMAELHKTIESFKEQPEFSREYKILAEAFQAYRSIQKTAMGFYTQQKYEMLPLFATRILHCTAKLYCGALIMEQAVLAQSKIAQLGEEHYDYAFYRGKVEAARYYVRNIVPEVMTVAGIMADADTSVLDVPEESFEY
- the miaB gene encoding tRNA (N6-isopentenyl adenosine(37)-C2)-methylthiotransferase MiaB, translating into MMVNKLQSYHIITFGCQMNEYDSEVMAGLLEQMGYQAAPRPEDADIVLVNTCCVRQSAENKILGLIGRLRKYKKARPHMVIGIGGCMTQQKETAQKLKERFPHLDFIFGTHNVHELPDLINQSLTKKKRLLAWHPESAGIPEGLPVKRNSGIKAWVPIMLGCNNFCTYCIVPYVRGRERSRRPEQIVQEVRNLISQGYKEVTLLGQNVNSYGQDLDSGINFAGLLRLLAEETNIPRLRFVTSHPKDFSPELIEVMKTYPAICEHIHLPVQAGSNKVLQEMNRKYSREYYLALAEKIYREIPGVAITTDIMVGFPGETEEDFAQTMDIVRKVRFANAYMFVYNPRRGTPAAERSDQVPDEIKVERIKQLVETQNRITLELNQAEVGRVHEVLVEGTSKSNPGVLSGHTRTNKTVLLEGQHIAPGQIIQIKITRGTLTYLEGKPVAGF
- a CDS encoding acyl-CoA dehydrogenase, with product MLFLNPQKYEQTFPDEKSQEIMLKTIDFFEKKGLRSIKEDDQACKWYDDFLEFIKREQIFATLLTPAGYGAPDARFDLSRVCEFTEITAFYSLAYQYCYQVSILGLGPIWMGDNEKVKHLTGRLLQEGGIFAFGMSEKAHGADLYSNEMKLFPQPDGTYLASGDKYYIGNANEAALVSVFAKYADSGDFVFFVVDPKHEKYELVKKIYTSGVRPAYVGEFKLHDYPISQEQILSSGTLAWDSSLSTINIGKFQLGFASVGICEHAFYEALNHAADRILYGKPVTAFSHIKKLFTEAYARIVAMKLFALRAVDYFRSSSEQDRRYLLFNPIQKMKVTTQGMKVIDMLLDAIAAKGFEQDTYFELAIRDIGMIPRLEGTTHVNMALVIKFMGNYFFNNVDYPEIPVRRDAQDDANLFRQTTGKLAQIKFPDYRRAYKGVDLPNVQKFYELVELFRQLLATAPPTEEQRRDVDYMLHLGELFTMIVYAQLVLENAKLYHVQDDLLNQIFSFLISDYAQYALAHLANFVNTPAQEELLYKMLQKPVLDPVQRDRLWQEQVYPLKGQYVMG
- a CDS encoding YlbF family regulator, which translates into the protein MVAILQKARELGEEISRSTELQEMLAAQQAMLSSPEASALIEEFNRKQKYYMTIQRQGLELTDSQKQDIADLEERMLDNELVLSFFRAQQNFEKILEEINNIISQAISGQTTCGEGGCSDECCSSCSGCGV